CCTCACACCTTCCTTTCATCGCTCACCTCAGGAAGAAGCTGGAGGTGTTGAGCATGCTGTCCAGGGCGGCCAGGCGGTCAGGCCACTTGCGTCGCTCCTCCACCCTGAAAAACATGTCCTTGCACAGGCTCTTCAGCTGAGACAgcttctctctcagctgcttGGTGGTGGCTGCGTAGCCGTCCTCGTCCATCCACTCCGACACCTCACTCAGCTTGGTGGAgatctgctccttctcctcctctgacaccACCAGCTGGTAATCCTCCTGGTACATCTTGTCCTGGAGGAAGGACACACAGTGAGGATTGTGTGCTTTTAGGAAGTGATAATACATCCTTTTTGCTCTCTTGCCACTTACTTACTGATTACACTGCTTGGATCTTTACATTAAATGATTCAACAACCTGGATTAACGTAGGTTCTAAGATGCACTGACAACTCCAGTTATCTTACTTAAAAACAAGGTCAGAAAAAGAGATGAGCTTCCGTTGCTTACCTGTGTCTCAAAGATGAAAGCTTCCAGATTGTTTAGGGTCTTTTCCCTTTCGTGCTTGGCCAGGTCTCTGTCCGTCAAATCCTGCAACCTGAAATGATACAAAGTTATTTCAGTTCAATAATACTGAGAACCAAACAACACGAGAGcggaaaacaaatgaaaactgctgctttaCTTCTTCTTAGAGGAGGTGACATCATCTTCAGTGGGATCAAGGATGTCCTTGGTAATAAGCGTCACTGTGATGTCTTCAGAGATCTTGCTCTTTTTCTGAGGTTTCGCCTTAATCTCCACATCCTTCTCTGCCTCAGTGTTTCCAGATTTCTCTCCGTCCTTTTCCTCCTTTACCAGCAGTAAGATGGTTACTATCAAGACTGAGCCAGTAGAGGCTAGTCTCCACAGACATGCTACATGCTTTGCTTCCACATCAAAGTGTTTCTCGGAGAGATTACGTGCAACAGATCTTACCTTGGCATCAGTCTTGCTGCCTGCGTCCTGTGTCTTCTCCTGacttttctcttcatctgcaCTTTTCTCTGATTCATCCTGTTTCTCCTTGGCGGTCTCGTCCTTCTGGGCCTCCTCCTTTTCATCCTCGTCCTTGCCGCCCTTTCCAGATTCAGGGGGCACTTCCTCCTCGTCCTGgacacaaaaaagcagcagatgatcgcaggCATTCAGTGTCACCATTCATCGTCAGTGTCATCAAGTACAGTACTTTCTGTTCCAGAAAAGCTGTGGCACAGAGGTACAACAGTTTATGCCTGGTGTTTATACAGGCCTTACTGTATTTTCTTAATAAACATATCCCTGATTGACTGAGCTGTGCCACGTATAGACCTGCAATTACCTGGACAGGCTCAGTCGCATTTGGGGCAGGTTCTGACGATCCTCCTCCAAACAAGGTGGAAATTGTATTACCCAGTTCTGAAAGACAGCAAAATGTTGGCTCAGTTATGAAacaatattatcattattggtgtttttattagtgttattaTCATTCTCCATTATATTAATGCTGGTTTAAATGCATCTACCAGTTCGTTTACAGTTGATGAGCATGTATTTAGCTTGCTCCTGTGACTTTGCGTTGAGAAAAGAGATCTCAGAAACACGTCTAACACCCAATTTTCACCATGATAGCAACAACTTGCTTTGTGCTGCTTCATTTGAATCAACCTCCCATCtgtttgctcctctcctcccacctgtGCACTGTGCGCTGGACAACACTACACTACACAGATGGGCAAAGCCAAGTTCAGGATCAAGATCAGGATCAGGATGATCATAGAGTTTGGACGGCTGAGgttacagacacacatttgCAAAACCTACTAGTTAATGTGgactcctcttctttctcctccactaTAGTTTCAAAGACAGACTCCACCTGTGCATagaaattaaacaaagaaatgttAATTAACTGAATTCTTTTTCAAGTCaaggaataaaacaaaagattAGATGATTTGAAATGTGGCCCTCCTTACATTTGGAAGTATGTGATGAACATGCTGACACAGCCTGACTGCTTCATTGTATACATGTATTGTATGTACTTTATTCACTTGGGGCATCATGTTATACTGTATTTCACcccaaacaataaaaaaagatgcattggagtttttattgtaaaattgGAAATTGTACAGGGTATTATGTGATTAGGTACCCATAAATCCTcggatttttgtttttcactttcattaatCTCCTTAGAGTTAAGCACATTTTCTTGGAGTCAAGTGCTTTTGGCCTTGATTTCAACGAGCCTCACTGAccaccatggcaaccaggaGTGACGGCAGGACAGCAACACAGGCCAAGCCTGACCCAATAAGCAAGAAGgtaaaaacactcaaacactgtGACCTTATGATAAAAAGGAGCTACCAGTCACTGGTTTGATTGTGTGAACGTTCAAGAAGCTAAATCAGTCAAAAAGTGTAACTGACCCGATCCAGCAGGAGCACTCCACTTTCATCCATGTTGAAATGGGCTTTGATGCCCTTCGACTCTGCGTCTGCGTGCTTCTCAAAGCTGCTGCCTACTCCAGACAGTTTGACTGTGGTCAGGTTCAGAGAGCCAAAcacactggaaaacacagccAACCAGAAGAGAGGACAACAAGGCTTATAttcaaatacattcaaatcaTGAGGGAGCACATCGATCAGACCTCTATGATCACCACCAAGCAGAAAACGCAAACACAACCCTGGAAActgatctgtgtgttttttcaagaGCTCCAGGGGAGcacaaaaatgctaaaacaagCAGCTATCTAACCTGATGTCATCCTGACTCAGGAAGCTGAGGTCGCCATAGTTGATGTCGAAAGCAAAGTCGGCGTTGTAGCGGTTGAATGTAATGACCTTGCGCTGGGGGTAGGGCGCCATCCTCTGGAAGAGGACACGTTTGTTGTGTTTCACGGTTTTGatcccctcttcctctgtctcacgGGTGAACTCCACCTAATGGAATGAAAATATTATAGAATCAACTTGGCTTCTGTtcaggatttattttttcatctaaTTTTTCAACAGTAATCAATGCATGGAATCGCATTTTGGTTCAGTCCTACTCAAATTCTTCACAACAGTGTAATTGGGCATACATGGTGGAAAAAACTACATATCCATTTTGAACACACATCACCTCCAGATTCCATCAGTTCCCCCACCAAGAGTTAATACAGTTCATCAGCAAAGCCCATAGAAAATTCCACCCATGAATCTGTAAGGTGATGTTGTTGAAATTAGTCTCCAGCATGAGGGGACAGTTAATGACCTGCACTGACCTGAATGGGGAAGACAGCTGCATCTCTGATCAGGAAAGGTTTGACCTTAAAGGCCTTGCTGAGGGCAGCAGCCTGGTACACAGCACCCATGGCTGCTGCCTCATCTGCATTGATGTTCTTCCccagctcctctctgcacagaaaaacacacaattacaaCACTAAAACTCAAATATCTCTCATCAAGTAAGTGACAATGTTGAGTTGCAGAAGACTGTGGTTGAAATGAAATCAGAAGTTATTCAAATGAGAGCAAGAGCTCAGTGGTTGACACTTACTTCCCAACAGCTTTGAGCAGCACTTCCTGAACCTTGGGGACGCGGGTGGAGCCGCCTACTAAGATCACCTGCTCAATTTCTTCCTGTTGGCACACATATAGGAACTCAGACTCACAGCAGTAATACAAACATCCACTTATTTATACTCattcttcatcattttaaaaacacaaatgattttGCCTGATGATAACATTTCATCAGTTCACACTTTTTAGCATACTGAGTTTTGCTTTTGTGTCACTTGTTACTTTGCCAGCGTGATGTACTCAGCTGATGCGTGTATTTGTAGTGATAGtaatcaagaaaacaaattttcctttaaaaaaaaggaaaaacctttattttatttagaaacTACAGCCAAATCTCCCCACAGGGATGAttgaagttttatcttatccTGTCATGTGGCACAACCGAGCTGCACTTGATAAGACTTGTAGAGTGGTGCAATGAGAATACTGACCAGCTTCATCTCTGCAGAGGTGAGGGCATCCTGCACCGGGCGAGGCACTCTTTCAAAAAGATCGGCACACAGCTCTTCAAACTCAGCCCTGGTCACCTTAGCTTTGAAGTCAATGTCGTCCATCAGACCTTCCACCTGAAAGACACATTTAATATTGCAGCTGCATTCAAGATTATCTGGACAGGAATCTGTATCACTCATAGAAATACCAAGAAactgcaacatttctgcaacaGAACTgtattttaagtcattttccaGTTGCTGCAGATGGTTTGGTTTAAGTTCTGGCAGACAACCTTACTGTGAGATGCACAGGGTTGCGGGTTCACGTCCCTGGACTGACCTGGGCCATGAAGTCCACATTTGCACTAAGCACCGTCTTGAGCCTCTGAGCCTCTTTGAGGAGCTTGGCCATGGCTCGGTGGTTCTCCCTCACATctttcttgctcttcttctgctcattGAAAAGTTTGGCCAGGTGGTCTCGGAGCCGCAAATCCATCTCAAAGCCCCCCAACCCACGGTCAAACCTAGAGCCAGAGCAAGAGAAGCGCACCTTAGTCAGAGGCCTGAATTACAATTTGAAAATTGTTAAAGGGGTTTTAAATCAACTGACAATCAAAAGCAGGATCTTTTATattcaaagacacttcaggataaacaaacacccacacaaagaGACTTTAATCTCTTATCTGTCAGATAAGAGCTTTAATGTCTCAGGCACGATGAGTCATTGAAGCTCCCATCTatcaagaaaaagaaataaagagattCTGAACAAAACCCAGGTTATTCTTTATCACCTTTGTTTAGAAGTGTGAGTGTTTGGTTAAGTGTGTTGTGGGGATAATATCACCACACTAGTTCCTGGTCCATGGCGAGGGCACCTAAAATTAATACATTAATTTTCAGCCACAGGTGTTGCAAAGTATTAGTTTTACCTTAGCAAATAGTATGTAGGATCAGATTCAAACTAttatactaataataataatctaagTATCTTGCTTTGTGTGCACACTTCTTTGAGACAACAAGCCTGATAGAGGCTTGTCTCTCAGTTCCATTAGACAGAATCAACACTTTGCTGGCAGAGGCGTTCTTGGTGGTAATCAGACTTACCCGACACCTCTGATCTGTAACTGGGGCTGGGTGCCAGACTCCTTGGTTTTGACTGTTTGATAAGAGACGATGGTGGCAGTTGTGCTGCCTGATCCCATATCATAAAACATCACATTCTGAAAAGGAACAAGATCAGACTTTGAGCAACTTATAAGTTCAGCTTGTTttcctgcacagctgcagataCCTGAACGTCAATACATCATAAATATAAAGCTGCTTTAAACAATATCACATGCAAGATTCTCATCAAGTAATCCACTACATGGTAACATACTACATTCAAGGATGAAGCTGCCAATATTCCACACATTTGTTATTGAgaacaaatccaatgaaaagaccaaaacccaTAATGTGTTGTGTGCCATTGGTCCCTTCTAAAGTCATAATAACTCTGAGAAGATGCTGAGAAgaatattgtttcattttttaaaaaagcctaaAACAGATGGTCAAATTCGTTTTTAAACATTACTCAAGCAGGAGGgaaaagtgcatttgttggggactatttttaagcagcaggatggtgtatgtgggattgagtcaaaataaactacagtgtgtgtgtgtgtgtgtttatattagGCTTTCACAGTACTTGTTAGAATGACACATTCATTGTTACCTTGGGTCTGCActtgggatttgttgacaataagatacatacagaatatcaccagactgaTGATCTAACATGTGTATTTGTTGGATGAGCACCTTAGCAGTGTTATCGATATCCTTCCTCCTGAAGACCCCATAGTTCAAGGCCACGGCAGTGTTGTCATTGATGAGCTGAAGAACCTTTAGACCTGCCATCTGTGCAGCCTGTAGGACTGCCCTGCGCTCGGCCTGGTTGAAAAAGGCTGGGACAGTGATCACTGCATCTTTGATTGGTAGTTCTGtgaggtgaagaaaaaaaatgaatatgctTGATAGTCGAACATGTGATACAATGATGCATCTTCTTCCACAAGCAAACTGACCTGCAAAGTCCTGAGCCAGTCCACAAGAATAATTGAGCACCATCCCAAGGAGCTCCTCAGGTGTGTACTGCAGATCTCTGGTAGAAAAAAGCAGGAAGGCAAGTTTGATGACTCTTTCTAGAATAGTGCTGTGTGTCTTTCTATAATTTATTGTATCATTGTGTATACTATATGCAGACTAAGTGATAAACCACCACTGTGAATTGCGAGGTCAGGAGAATCACATGTAAACTACTTCAAAGATTCTTTACAGATATTTCAAATagatatgtatgtatttattgttaGATGggaaattcaaaaaacaaagaaccTTACTCTGAGTTTTTAAAGTAAACCGTGCCTCTGACTGGGTCCTCCTGCAGCTGGTGCTCAGGGAAACGTTTCTGGTAGAGTGATACCTGGAGATTATTGTGCTTTTTGCCCAGGAGGCTTTGGAGGTGTCTATAAACAGTTTTGGGGTTCTTCACAGACTGAAATGTACACAATATGTGATCATTAATAACGTGTAGGAAAAGACCAATAGTATTATAGATCATCTGACTGTTTAAACGAAGAATTTACTTTGCAAATAATATTCATGATATTCTATCAAACTCAATTTCAAAGACGTCATACCACTCCTAGTGCACTGTCCCCAAAAAGTCTTTCATTTTCCTTGAGACACACAGCTATGGGTGTTTTCCTCCTCGACTccctgaagaaaaagaaaatgtaatttcatgCTGCATTAACTTCACTTGCGTTTGTATTTTGATTGTTCATTAATTAAGCGTGCTCTTaaggagacagaaacagtgtACACTCATTGTACACAGTTTAAAACAATGAGTTGCACTCACTTGTTGAGAACAATCTCCATGGGCACACCAGGTTTCACTATCGCCATTTTCATCCACTCACTGCCCAGATCAACTGACATGACGGCTACagtcactgcaaacacagagacgTGTTACATAAAGCTGGCAGGCCGACAGGTGAGCCCAAAGATCCTGACGTACAGTAGAGTTCCATTATTGATCTAGCTTATCTGTTTCCAAACACTAATCAATAATAGCTGTATGTATTCATCAGTGTGGCAGTGTGGTAAAACCATGCTGTGGCTAAACAGTATGCCTGTCTTCACCAGATAAATCTCTTTTGGTTGACAGCACTGCTCATCAATGCAACTTTAAGTTAGAAAATATGTCTGCACATGTTGATGGATCATATTACCTGTGTAAGAAGGCAACATTGCCAGAACAAGGCTAAAGAGAGCACCGAGCACCAGCTTCCTGCCCCCCATGATGAGCTGTAATGAcgaacaaatgaaacatttatgTGAAAACAATATAATCAGCTGAATGGATTTTCACAGGTCCTTACTTGTCCATATTTGCCCAGTGTGTCAAAGACTCAGCTTTGACATTTCTCTTACAGGAACCTCATGCACCACCATCAATACCAAACACCTCCTGCTCGTCTTTGTGCATCGCCCTGCACCTCAGAGATGCTTTTTGTGCAGTCTCGGTGCCTGTCCTTTTCATTCATTGTGCGACAACAGGTGCACCCCACATGACAAACAAGATGATCTCGCACTTGAAAGGCCAAACTTTTTGCTTCTACACCCAAACTTGATTTCTTCACAGGGTTTCTAGTAGAAAAACGGATATTTACCATACACTGTCTTTAGATATTTGACCAGTAACTGTTTATGTTTCCTTGTGGTTTTTCAGCGCTAATGTGGCTGCCATTAACCTGAAGCAGGATCTGTGTGCCAATTCCATGGCCTTTACTCTAGGACATGCAAATCATCTCACGTTTATGCACCTGATCCCACCCACATAGGTGTAGACAGTTTCCAAACACGTGGCATTATACCATTGTCAAGCTTTAATGTTGGCTAAATCCTCAATTTCTACAAGTAACCCCTCTGCACTCGAGAGGAaagcatgtgtttgattttcaaCGGGGGAATTGCATTCTGTAGAGGAAGCTGATAATTCACATTGAGTTCATCAAATTCAAaccactgtttgtgtttaagGGAGAGAACAACAGGCACGCTCCATAGAAACTTCTAGCCCCCGGTGAGGCAGTGACGCATGAACGCAAAACGGATGCACAACTCAAACcttcatcttaaaaaaaaaaaaaaacctggtgTCTTCCGAAAAACACTTGGGTGATGACCTGGCTAGCAATAGGTAAGTTGCTGGTGTGTATTAGCTATATAGCTATGTTAGCATTACATCATTAACCACCAACCGTTCAATTCAAACACAACTGGACCATGTCGACCGTCTTTTGACCTTTCCAAATAAAAAGCTAGCACTATTAAGGTGGAAGTAAGAGCTGTATCTTAAGTTGACAGCTACTGTTAGCTAGCTCACTGGCTGACAACCATCAATAAGAAAGCATGATTGACACACTGTGCTGTGGCATGAACTTACCTTTCCTCAGCCGGCACAACTGAAGCTGTGAATGGGCTACCGACAGACTGTGCTTCTCCGGACAGGTTCTGGGATTACAGTTCTTGGTTTTGCCTTAATTCAGAGCCCCTTTGTTGTCACACTTGGCAGTTTTCAGTTCCCCTTATCACCGGCTTGCTCTCAGCAGTCGGGCCCGGAACGCGGCGTCACCTCATTGGATCCACTGTAGCCTCTGCTGGGAGAGAAACTTACGTCAAGCTACGAACAACTAAACAAACGGTTTCCGGTTACTATTAACAACAAAATACCTGTAGACAAAAAGTCAGATAATGCGACAGACTAACGGTTCTTTTTGACCGGATATCAAGTtgacaattaaaaacaaatgcgAATATACCCTTTAGTAAGTGTGTAAAGCACTTCGGTATCAAAATTCTGCTACAAATGTAATTCTTAAAGTAAAGTTGTATTGCTTAATGGTGTGCATACACTGGCCGGGGAAACAAGTAAAAGTCGGTGCGGTAACTGCTAGCTGTCTTGGATGACAACCTTTATGTTATTTCAGAACTACAGCGAAACTAAAGGGCTAAAGCGTCCGATGTCTTGTACGAGGAATGAATGTGCCCTTGTTTTGAAGGAAGAATCACCTTGCTTCCGGTAATTAACTGCCGTACTTCGACACGCCTGGTTTAACAACCAGCGTTGACCCTCCAATCCAAAGCCCTCCCACCTCACTCCACGCACTGCCCTGTGATTGGTCCACGTGAGGTGAGTGACGTCGATAAACGACTTCTGGCTAGATCCAATTGGTCCACGTCCAGATAGTGGGCGTAAATTGAATGACGCCATTTCCAAGTAAAATCGGAAAAACCACATGCCtcctgaaaaataattaatatagttaatggtttattttcttattttgaggGAACTCAGTGTAACTTTCAGAAATAATGTATGCTATTTACTGTtacatttaaagtcattttacTTTTGTAAATCTGAGTATAATGCATGTCTGAGGAGTGTACACAGGCATTCTGAAATCAACACAACTTTCTGCAATACGTGCAGGTAAAGAGTGGAAGACATTGTTCACAAATAGAAATATCTttactttgttaaaaaaatgttaaaattgtaAGTATATGTAAAATTTGTGTTGTGGAAAATCCACTCAAAAATAgttaacatatatatatatcagaataagtaatgaatgaattaattgattaaaatatCAGATTAGTAGAGTCTATTTCTTGAGGATGCTTATTTCCTTTAATGTCGTAGATCTTTTACAGGTATGTTGTTGCAAATGCAGTTTTCTTTGCAGCCATCTGTTGGGGCAGAAGCATCAGAGCCTTCTTCAGCTATGCTGTAGTGAGGACGGCTGCGGAAAGTCAGTCCTGCCCGCTATAATAATGCAGTGCAATGACTCAGACTGATTGTCTGAGTTACTTTGCACATTCCACTTTAGTATGCACTGTGAGAACTCTctaaatcaaatcatttttttaatctagtAGAGTAGTTTCTATGCACAggtgtatatatttttaaaaaagtgtttttcttacCAACCTCAGGTCAGCTTAATGtaaattatgtgtgttttgtggtatGTGACTTGCTGCTGCAATACTGCAATTCCCTTTTTGGGATCAATAAATTACTCTATTTATCTATCCATTTACATTTTCCATGAAGCTTAGAGGGAACAAAAGGAGAATCAAACTGAACTTAATCAACATGAAAAGCCTCTCTGGATGTgacagataatgaaataatatataaagcttttgaggaagaaaaaacattctACCATGAAACATACACTGGTAAACAAGAGCATCTTAAAACAGGGTTCAGAAAGGCCGTATACAAGGCACTAGTGTACAGAGTGCAAATTACAGTGAGTTAAAATACATATGCTGTATGTTATATTTGACAGATACATACCTTGTAATGCAATATGATCTGATATGATAAACATAGTTATGCAATATATGATGTCATCATATGACAAgttacatgtattttttaaagggtcacacacagctgatacAAACTGCAAAACCCACAAAGCCCAGAGAAAATGCAACATCAAGAAAATGCACTTACTGACTTTATTCACAATTTGAATCATCAAGTTTGAGTGACAGACATCACAGACATGTGCAAGGTTACATACTGAGTACAAGCAAACGCACAGAAGAGAAATTGTCCAAGCTGTAATTCAG
Above is a genomic segment from Chelmon rostratus isolate fCheRos1 chromosome 14, fCheRos1.pri, whole genome shotgun sequence containing:
- the hyou1 gene encoding hypoxia up-regulated protein 1, with protein sequence MGGRKLVLGALFSLVLAMLPSYTVTVAVMSVDLGSEWMKMAIVKPGVPMEIVLNKESRRKTPIAVCLKENERLFGDSALGVSVKNPKTVYRHLQSLLGKKHNNLQVSLYQKRFPEHQLQEDPVRGTVYFKNSEDLQYTPEELLGMVLNYSCGLAQDFAELPIKDAVITVPAFFNQAERRAVLQAAQMAGLKVLQLINDNTAVALNYGVFRRKDIDNTAKNVMFYDMGSGSTTATIVSYQTVKTKESGTQPQLQIRGVGFDRGLGGFEMDLRLRDHLAKLFNEQKKSKKDVRENHRAMAKLLKEAQRLKTVLSANVDFMAQVEGLMDDIDFKAKVTRAEFEELCADLFERVPRPVQDALTSAEMKLEEIEQVILVGGSTRVPKVQEVLLKAVGKEELGKNINADEAAAMGAVYQAAALSKAFKVKPFLIRDAAVFPIQVEFTRETEEEGIKTVKHNKRVLFQRMAPYPQRKVITFNRYNADFAFDINYGDLSFLSQDDISVFGSLNLTTVKLSGVGSSFEKHADAESKGIKAHFNMDESGVLLLDRVESVFETIVEEKEEESTLTKLGNTISTLFGGGSSEPAPNATEPVQDEEEVPPESGKGGKDEDEKEEAQKDETAKEKQDESEKSADEEKSQEKTQDAGSKTDAKEEKDGEKSGNTEAEKDVEIKAKPQKKSKISEDITVTLITKDILDPTEDDVTSSKKKLQDLTDRDLAKHEREKTLNNLEAFIFETQDKMYQEDYQLVVSEEEKEQISTKLSEVSEWMDEDGYAATTKQLREKLSQLKSLCKDMFFRVEERRKWPDRLAALDSMLNTSSFFLRSAKLIPEDDQIFTEVELNMLEKVINETTTWKNETVAEQGKRSPKERPILLSKDIESKLALLDREVNYLLNKAKFTKPKPKAKAKNSTSSDKSGKANNNNTAEEKVIPPTEESTDTKSESPEEVQPGEAPPTDKSTVDADSDSQSQPTEETTTTTGPTEEAQPENHIGDEL